The DNA sequence CGTCCTCAGAGGTTTCATCATCAATCGATTTCGAGGCGATCGGCGTCTGTTCGACGGAGGACCGCAATTTCTGGAGAAGCACACTGGCCGCCCCTGTTTCGGCGTCCTTCCGTACATCGAATCGCTTCGAATCGATCAGGAGGACAGCGTGGCGCTCGAAGAGCGTCGAACAACACCGGGCGCCTGCCGTGTTGGAGTGATCCGCCTGCCGCATATCGCCAACTACACGGACTTCAATCCACTCGACTCCGTACCCGGCGTATCCGTGGAGTATCTGCCTGACGCCAATGCCGGAAACCCTCCCGACCTTCTGATCATTCCCGGCACGAAAAACACCATTGCCGATCTACGTTGGCTGATCCGTTCCGGTTTCAGGAAGATGATCGCCGCGGCTTTGGAGCAAGGTGGATGGGTCCTTGGCATCTGTGGCGGGTATCAGATGCTCGGATACCGAGTGAGCGATCCTCAACAAGTCGAAGAAGGAGGAACGATGGAGGGCCTGAATCTCCTTCCGGTCGAAACCTCGCTCGAATCGGCCAAGATCACTGTTCAATCCGAAGGTCTTTCTTTCATCGGATCCGCCGTGCGCGGATACGAAATACATATGGGCAGAACCAAAGAGTTGAAACCAGCAACACCATTTCTCACAAAAGACGCCGGGACTACGGATGGGGCAGTCGCCGGCCGCGTCGCTGGAACCTATTTTCACGGGCTGTTTGAAAACGCGGACTTCACGAGAGCGTTCCTGACCAAGGTTGCCGAAAGCCGGCGGCTGGAATGGCGGCCTCCGCAACTTGATTACTCGAAGGACAAGGAATACGACAAGCTGGCAGAAGTGGCACGACAGCATCTCGACATTCCAGGGATCCATAAGCTCCTCGAAAGCGAATAATGCTGCAAGCAACCACAACTGAGTTTGTCGCCGGAGCGTCCTTGGACCTCCTGCTGGGTGATCCGTCGTGGATTCCCCATCCGGTTCGCGGCCTAGGACGAATCGTCGCCTTCGTTGAACGGCCCCTGCGGCGCGTTCCGAATGAGACGTTTGCCGGTTGTTTGCTGGCGGGCTCAGTGGTCCTGGCGGCAGCGATGGTTTCGTGGTTCACAATTTACTGGATTGGCCCCATCGCGTCTGTTTACTGGATTTTCACGTGTCTGGCAGTACGCAGTCTTGACCGGGAAGCCGGCAAAGCGATTCATGCTTTGAAAGCGGGTGACCTCAATGGCGCCCGGAAGCTCACCGGGTACATCGTTGGACGGGACACCGAGGCGCTCTCGGAACGGGAAGTTACCCGTGCGGTTTTTGAAACTGTCGGAGAAAACATGAGTGACGCCATTGTTGCCCCTTTGTTCTTCCTGGCGTTGTTCGGTGTTTCCGGAATGGTTGCCTACAAAGCCATCAATACGATGGATTCGATGATCGGCTACAAAAATGAAAAATACATCCGGTTCGGGTGGGCGGCGGCGCGCCTCGATGATATCGCCAATTACATCCCTGCTCGAATTACGGCCGCGCTCATCGTCGTCACCGCCGCATGCATGCGGCTGCGATGGCGGAATGCGCTCGCGGCAATCCGGAGAGATGCCCGTTTGCAACCTTCGCCGAATTCAGGCTACCCCGAGGCGGCGCTTGCCGGCGCCCTCGGCGTTCAACTCGGCGGCCTGAACTACTACTTCGGACGGCCTTCGCAGAAGCCGTTTCTCGGCGAGCCGATTGAAGAGTTGCAGTGGCGCCGGTTTCCGCAAGTCCGGCGGCTTCTTTACCTGGTGGCATTGCTGTCATACGCACTGGTGGGTCTATGTTTTCACATCCGGTAAGACACGGCGGAAAGGCGCTCATGTTTGCGCGCGACAGGCATGTTGATTATCGCGACGTGCTCGACTTCAGCGCCAATATCAACCCGCTGGGTCCATCTCACAAAGCTCTCGAAGCGATCCGGCAGACAGTGGACCTCGTGGGTGTTTACCCGGATGAATACCCCGTGCGGCTCACACAGTGCCTGTCGGAACGGCTGGAGATTCCCGCCGGCAACATCCTCGCCGGTAATGGCGCGACAGACTTGATTTATTTCTGGATCCGGGCCATTCGCCCGCTGCGGGCAACGCTGATTGTTCCCACATTCAGTGAGTACCGGCGCGCGCTCCAGAGCGTTGGATGTGATATCGAGACCGTTGAATTGAGCGCCGGCGATTTTTTCCGCCTGCCGGCAACAGTGAATGCAAACGGCGTGGTCATTGTGACCAATCCGAATAATCCAACAGGCGCATATATGCCGATCGACGAGATGGCCGAATGGATTGGCCAATTCGATCGCTCGACGCAGATTTTCGTCGACGAGGCGTTCGTCGAGTTTACAGGTCAACCGTCGCTTGTCGGGCAGCTGGATCGCTTTCCGAATCTCTGGATCCTGCGCTCGATGACCAAATTTTATGCGTTGCCGGGATTGCGTCTCGGTTATCTCGCCGGATCGGGCGTATGTGAATTGTTCGACAAGCGCGAGCCGTGGCAGGTGAACAGTCTTGCCGAGGCTGCCGGCATTGCCAGCCTGGAAGACCGGTCTTACGAAGAAGCGACGCTGCAACTGGCACAGCGCGAGAGGATACGCTTGTGGGAGCAATTGCAGGACCTGAACTCGATTCGGGCTTTTCCCACAGCCGCGAACTTCTTTTTTGCACGTTGTTCGAGTGACGATTTACTGGATCAGCTGCTTGCGAGACTGATGGAGAGCCGGATATTGATCCGCGACTGCCGGAATATTGAGGGGCTCCATGGTCCGCATTTTCGGTTTGGGATCAAGAGTAGGGACGAGAATGAGACCTTAATTCGTCACTTTCAACATGTCGAAAGGATTCAAAAGTGATATCGCGCCAAAGGCACATTGTGAAATCGAGCAACATTCCCCTCCGTTTTCAAGGAGGGGTGCCCGCGCGATCAATAAAAAGCTGCGAAGCTTCCTTACTCCGCGCGGACGGGCGCGGAGCGCGAGCCCGAGAGGACGAAGCAGTAATAGTGGTTAGTAAAGAACCGCGAAGCGCTCCTTATTTGTTGATGGAATTTACCAACCGCCCCGTCTGCGCCGCTAAGGAACGGGACCATTTTATTAGTGTCGCAGCCACCCCGCCTTGGAAAGGCGGGGAATGTTGCTGCATCGTTCCCCCCACGCCTTTGTGCAACCCATTTGAGGAGTAATCCATGCTGTGGCTGATGCTTTTCCTCGCGCTCGCGCCGCACCGCATTGTGTCGGTGGCGCCCAGCATCACGGAGATTCTTTTTGCGCTGGGCGCAGGAGATCAAGTCGTTGGAGATACCACATACTGCAACTATCCCGAAGCGGCGAAATTGAAACCCAAAATCGGCGGCTATACAACTCCCGATCTCGAAGCCATCCTTGCACGCCGGCCGGACCTGGTGTTCATGATGAAAAGCCGGCCGGATATCGCTCAAAAGCTCCGCGGAACCGGTATCGACGTTGTCGAACTTCAGCCGGAAACTCTTGCGGGCATCTTCGAGGAGATCCAGACCGTCGCGGCAAAAATAGGAGTGCCCGAAAAAGGCCGTGACCTGGTTCAGTCGATCGATAAGGAGATCCACTCCGGCGCCGTCAGGCCGGGCGCCAGAAAGCCGACCGTGGTCTTTGTTGTTGGCCGTACGCCCGGTACCGTTGCCGATCTTGTGGTTGTCGGTCATGTGAGCTTTTTAAACGAACTGATCGAATTTGCCGGCGGCACGAATGTCTTCAGCGACGCTGTTATCTCGTATCCGCACGTCGGCATGGAAGACATCATTCATCGCGATCCCGACGTCATCATCGACATGGGCCACAACGAAATGATCTCGGAAAGCCAAAAGGCGGACGTCAGGCAAATCTGGCAGAAGTACAACTTTCTCAGAGCCGTGAAGCGCGGGGCCGTCTTCCCGGTCTCTGCCGACTACTTCGTCACTCCCGGCCCGCGCGTGGGGCAAGCCGTGCTCGATATCCGAAAGCTGATCGGGAATTGACGTGTTGACCTTAATAACGGGCGGCGCCCGCAGCGGCAAAACCCGGCAGGCGCTGAACACTGCAACGGAAACAGAGCCCCGCATCTACATGGCGACGGCACAATTGCTGGACGAAGAAATGTCGGAGCGCGCCCGGCGCCATCGCGCCGAGCGGGGTGCACGATGGGAAACGATCGAGGAACCTTTTGAAGTTGCCCGGCGTTTGCAGGAAATAAAAGGATTCGTCGTGATCGACTGCCTGACGCTGTGGCTGTCGAATTGGATGCTCCGCGACAACGCGGAGGTTGATTCGCAGATCGCTGGGCTATGTTCGGTACTGAAACATATCCCGTATCACGCCGTTGCCATAACAAACGAAGTCGGCTCGTCCATTGTGCCTATAAACGCCATGGCAAGGCAGTTCCGTGACTGGTCCGGACTCATGAACCAGCAGGCCGCAGCAATCGCCGATTCGGTGATTTTGATGGTCTGTGGTATTCCCCTGAAGGTGAAGTGATGCGCGCATTTCTTGTAGGCCTTCAGTTCCTGACCCGATTGCCCGTACGGATCAAAACGCCGACAGCGCAGAACATCGCCGATTCGTACTATTTCTACCCGGTCATCGGATTCCTGACGGGACTGGGAGCCGTCCTGGTGCATCATGCCGGCGCACTGCTTTTCCCCTCGTCCTTCTCTATCGTATTGGTGCTCGCGTTTCTTGTCTGGATCACTGGAGGCCTGCACGAAGACGGCCTCGCCGACGTCGCGGACGGAATGGGAGGTGGCTGGACACCTGAACAACGAATATCCATTATGAAGGACAGCCGGATCGGCGCTTTCGGCGCGCTGGCTCTTGTGCTCGCTCTGCTTGCAAAATACTCAGCATTGACCTCGATGGAACCTTCGCGTCTTGATGCGGCGATAGTCTCGGCGCAGATCCTGGGACGGTGGACATTTCTTCCAATGGGATACTTCAATCGATGGGCGCGCGAAGGCCTGGCCGCCGAGTTCATGAAAGGGCTGTCGTTCAAAGCAGTCGCAGCCGGCACAGCCCTGGCGGTGGTGCCTGTAGTCTTGCTCGCCAGAATCCATGGCGCGGTCGCAATGGCTGCGGCAATCGTGTTGATGGCCGTCCTGTCCGTCTATTTCAAGAGACGGATCGGCGGGGTCACTGGAGATTGTTTTGGCGCAACATTTCAGCTGGTGGAGGTCGCAACCTATGCCGTTTTCCTTTCCTGAAATCCAACGTCCCGGCCGCGAACTGCAGCCTGTCGTGCAGAAGCATCTGGACAGTCTGACTAAGCCTCCCGGAAGCCTGGGACGCCTTGAAGAACTCGCCAGGAGCTTTTGCGTTATGCGCGGCTCCGCCGAGCCGGTGTTGAACAAGCGGGCTGTTTTTACGTTTGCCGCCGATCACGGTGTGTCGCAATCGGGCGTAAGCGCCTATCCGCGGGAAGTGACGGCACAAATGGTCCTCAATTTCATCAGAGGCGGCGCCGCCATCAATGTGCTGTGCCGCCACTATGGAATCGAGAACGTTGTGGTGGACGCGGGTGTCGATTATGACTTCGGCGGACTTGAAGGTCTCATCAACCGAAAAATCGCCTGCGGCACTCAAAACTTTCTGGAAAGACCCGCGATGACGGAAGACCAGGCTTTTCGCGCCATCCAGATCGGAATCGATCTGGCAAAAGACTACGATCTGATCGGCACGGGAGACATGGGGATCGGAAACACGACGTCGAGTGCCGCCATTCTCTCGGTGCTCACGGGAATGAGGGCCGAAGATGTCGTCGGGCGCGGTACTGGAGTTGACGAAGATCAGATGAAACACAAGGCAAACGTCATCAGAGATGCTCTCGAACGGCACAAACCGGATCCCGCCAGGCCGCTGGATGTCCTCGCAAAAGTCGGTGGCTTCGAGATCGGAGCAATCGCTGGAATCATCATCGGCGCAGCGTCGCGGCGTATTCCAGTTGTGGTCGACGGATTCATCTCTGGAGCCGGCGCCATGATTGCGGTCTCGCTGAACCCGGCGTGCCGGGATTATCTGTTCTTTTCGCATTTGTCGCGCGAGCGCGGACACAAACGCATGCTCGAATTCTTGGATGCCCGGCCGATCCTGGATCTCGACATGTGCCTCGGAGAAGGAACAGGAGCCGCCGTGGCCATCGACATCATTACTGCGGCAACGCGCATATACAACGAAATGGCGACGTTCGAATCGGCGGCCGTTTCCAGGAAATGAATCTGACGACCAATGACACCACCGTCTGGCTCGTGCGTCACGGCTTGCCTGAAGGAGTCGAGGGGCGTTGCCACGGAAGGCTGGATGTTCCATTATCCGCCGAAGGGATTGTGCAGGCCCGGGAGACTGCAGCCCGGCTGGCTGAGCAAGACCTATCCGCGGTCTACTCGAGCGGATTACGACGGGCGATCGAGACCGCCCGGATATTGGCCGATAGATTACGCCTGGACATCAGGACGATGGAGGGCCTGGCGGAAATCGATTTCGGCGATTTCGAAGGCATGACCTACGAGGATATTCAGCAACAGTATCCGGAGGCATTCGAATCCTGGATGCGGCATCCGGCGGAAGCGCAATTTCCGAATGGCGAAAGCCTGAGCGGCCTCGCTGCACGGGTGAACACGGTGCTCGATTCCCTGTTGAGCCGGCATCGAAACGAATCAATTGCGGTCGTGGCTCATTCCGGCGTCATCCGGTATCTCGTTGGGCAGGCGCTCTCGATGCCGAAGGATCAGATATTCCGCCTGTCGCAACGCTATGGCGCCCTAAATCGGATCCGATATTCCGAGCATGGCCCGATCGTCGAATTGGTCAACGGATGATTTTTACGAGGAGTTCTGATGAGTGATTTCAACGATGCGGAACGCGCAGCAGTTTATAAAGCGATCAGCCTGAGACGGGATATACGGCGCCAGTTCGAATCCACTCCGGTCCCGAAGGACGTCCTGATTCGAATCCTGTCGGCGGCACATCGCGCGGGATCCGTCGGCTTCATGCAGCCGTGGGATTTCATTCTGGTCGAGGATCGCGGGACCAGGCAGCACATCTTGAACAGCTTTGTGCGTGAACGCGACCGCGCGGCGGAGTTCTACGATTCGCAGCGAAAGGAGGTCTTCCTGTCTTTAAAGCTGGAGGGGATCCTGGAGTCTGCGCTCAATTTATGCATCACATGCGATCGGACTCGCGGGGGTCCGCACGTTCTCGGACGAAGTTCCATCCTGGAAACGGACCTGTACAGCACGTGCTGCGCTGTTCAGAATTTGTGGCTCGCCGCCCGAACGGAGGGCATCGGCGTAGGCTGGGTGAGTATCCTGGATCCCCTGGAACTCGCGAGGATTCTGGGTTTGCCCGACAACGTTGTTCCGGTGGCTTATTTGTGCATGGGATATGTCCGGGAATTCCCGCCTGGACCTGAACTTGAACGGGCAGGTTGGCGTCAAAGGCTGCCGCTTTCAGGCCTCATCCACTTGGACCGATGGGAGAACAAAGCCGGAGAAACCTGGGAGTTAAAACCGTAATGTAAATTGCATCATTTCGACGTTTCTTCATTTCTTCACATGCTGCCTGGTAGCCTGTTCGCTATTGATTCGCGAAGTCGGCAGCATCCCGTTCATTGTCGATGCAGAAGTATTCATGGATTTCGCCACCCGGCGAGCCATCATAGTTGGTGTACTCCCACTTGATGTTCCAGCCGCCGCTCCAAGGCCGCGTATAGGCGCCTTTGTCATCGATCGTCACTTCATATTTCAGCGTGTCGAAATCGGTGCGGGTGAAGCGCTCGGTGAGGTGCATATAACGCGTGTGCGGCAGACCACCCCGGATAAACCAGAACTTCTCGTTGTAGCCGACGGTATCGATCACCAGTGTTTCTCCCTCCCAGTGGCCGATCGAATCGCCAAAATAACTGGGATTCAACTGGTCCGGGGAAGGGTGTTTCCGGCCGGGCTCCATGGCAATCCTGCGCCAATCGCGATTTTCTCCGTCAATTATGAAAATCCGGCTGAGTTCGGGCTGGTCGATGAACTCCATTCCGTTTGGAACCGTAAAGAAACGCATACCACCGGCGGGCTGGCACCGCGTATGGGGATCGTCCAGGCCACCGCGACTTCGGCGGTACTCGTAAAGCGCCCTGGCCCAATCCTGGAAAGG is a window from the Terriglobia bacterium genome containing:
- the cobU gene encoding bifunctional adenosylcobinamide kinase/adenosylcobinamide-phosphate guanylyltransferase, yielding MLTLITGGARSGKTRQALNTATETEPRIYMATAQLLDEEMSERARRHRAERGARWETIEEPFEVARRLQEIKGFVVIDCLTLWLSNWMLRDNAEVDSQIAGLCSVLKHIPYHAVAITNEVGSSIVPINAMARQFRDWSGLMNQQAAAIADSVILMVCGIPLKVK
- a CDS encoding threonine-phosphate decarboxylase, which gives rise to MFSHPVRHGGKALMFARDRHVDYRDVLDFSANINPLGPSHKALEAIRQTVDLVGVYPDEYPVRLTQCLSERLEIPAGNILAGNGATDLIYFWIRAIRPLRATLIVPTFSEYRRALQSVGCDIETVELSAGDFFRLPATVNANGVVIVTNPNNPTGAYMPIDEMAEWIGQFDRSTQIFVDEAFVEFTGQPSLVGQLDRFPNLWILRSMTKFYALPGLRLGYLAGSGVCELFDKREPWQVNSLAEAAGIASLEDRSYEEATLQLAQRERIRLWEQLQDLNSIRAFPTAANFFFARCSSDDLLDQLLARLMESRILIRDCRNIEGLHGPHFRFGIKSRDENETLIRHFQHVERIQK
- the cobS gene encoding adenosylcobinamide-GDP ribazoletransferase, producing MRAFLVGLQFLTRLPVRIKTPTAQNIADSYYFYPVIGFLTGLGAVLVHHAGALLFPSSFSIVLVLAFLVWITGGLHEDGLADVADGMGGGWTPEQRISIMKDSRIGAFGALALVLALLAKYSALTSMEPSRLDAAIVSAQILGRWTFLPMGYFNRWAREGLAAEFMKGLSFKAVAAGTALAVVPVVLLARIHGAVAMAAAIVLMAVLSVYFKRRIGGVTGDCFGATFQLVEVATYAVFLS
- the cbiB gene encoding adenosylcobinamide-phosphate synthase CbiB; this translates as MLQATTTEFVAGASLDLLLGDPSWIPHPVRGLGRIVAFVERPLRRVPNETFAGCLLAGSVVLAAAMVSWFTIYWIGPIASVYWIFTCLAVRSLDREAGKAIHALKAGDLNGARKLTGYIVGRDTEALSEREVTRAVFETVGENMSDAIVAPLFFLALFGVSGMVAYKAINTMDSMIGYKNEKYIRFGWAAARLDDIANYIPARITAALIVVTAACMRLRWRNALAAIRRDARLQPSPNSGYPEAALAGALGVQLGGLNYYFGRPSQKPFLGEPIEELQWRRFPQVRRLLYLVALLSYALVGLCFHIR
- a CDS encoding cobyric acid synthase; the encoded protein is VLRGFIINRFRGDRRLFDGGPQFLEKHTGRPCFGVLPYIESLRIDQEDSVALEERRTTPGACRVGVIRLPHIANYTDFNPLDSVPGVSVEYLPDANAGNPPDLLIIPGTKNTIADLRWLIRSGFRKMIAAALEQGGWVLGICGGYQMLGYRVSDPQQVEEGGTMEGLNLLPVETSLESAKITVQSEGLSFIGSAVRGYEIHMGRTKELKPATPFLTKDAGTTDGAVAGRVAGTYFHGLFENADFTRAFLTKVAESRRLEWRPPQLDYSKDKEYDKLAEVARQHLDIPGIHKLLESE
- the cobC gene encoding alpha-ribazole phosphatase, with translation MNLTTNDTTVWLVRHGLPEGVEGRCHGRLDVPLSAEGIVQARETAARLAEQDLSAVYSSGLRRAIETARILADRLRLDIRTMEGLAEIDFGDFEGMTYEDIQQQYPEAFESWMRHPAEAQFPNGESLSGLAARVNTVLDSLLSRHRNESIAVVAHSGVIRYLVGQALSMPKDQIFRLSQRYGALNRIRYSEHGPIVELVNG
- the bluB gene encoding 5,6-dimethylbenzimidazole synthase, producing the protein MSDFNDAERAAVYKAISLRRDIRRQFESTPVPKDVLIRILSAAHRAGSVGFMQPWDFILVEDRGTRQHILNSFVRERDRAAEFYDSQRKEVFLSLKLEGILESALNLCITCDRTRGGPHVLGRSSILETDLYSTCCAVQNLWLAARTEGIGVGWVSILDPLELARILGLPDNVVPVAYLCMGYVREFPPGPELERAGWRQRLPLSGLIHLDRWENKAGETWELKP
- a CDS encoding helical backbone metal receptor, which gives rise to MLWLMLFLALAPHRIVSVAPSITEILFALGAGDQVVGDTTYCNYPEAAKLKPKIGGYTTPDLEAILARRPDLVFMMKSRPDIAQKLRGTGIDVVELQPETLAGIFEEIQTVAAKIGVPEKGRDLVQSIDKEIHSGAVRPGARKPTVVFVVGRTPGTVADLVVVGHVSFLNELIEFAGGTNVFSDAVISYPHVGMEDIIHRDPDVIIDMGHNEMISESQKADVRQIWQKYNFLRAVKRGAVFPVSADYFVTPGPRVGQAVLDIRKLIGN
- the cobT gene encoding nicotinate-nucleotide--dimethylbenzimidazole phosphoribosyltransferase, whose protein sequence is MPFSFPEIQRPGRELQPVVQKHLDSLTKPPGSLGRLEELARSFCVMRGSAEPVLNKRAVFTFAADHGVSQSGVSAYPREVTAQMVLNFIRGGAAINVLCRHYGIENVVVDAGVDYDFGGLEGLINRKIACGTQNFLERPAMTEDQAFRAIQIGIDLAKDYDLIGTGDMGIGNTTSSAAILSVLTGMRAEDVVGRGTGVDEDQMKHKANVIRDALERHKPDPARPLDVLAKVGGFEIGAIAGIIIGAASRRIPVVVDGFISGAGAMIAVSLNPACRDYLFFSHLSRERGHKRMLEFLDARPILDLDMCLGEGTGAAVAIDIITAATRIYNEMATFESAAVSRK